The following DNA comes from Peribacillus sp. FSL E2-0218.
GGATTTGACCAAATTCTTCTCCATGCTCATGCTGGTTAATGGGGCGGCGCCGATTTTGGCTCCTGTGTTTGGGGGACAGCTTTTACAGTTCACTTCTTGGCGGGGCGTTTTCCTGGTGATTGCGATATTAGGTGTCCTGATGGTTGCCGCTGCCTTTTTCGGGATAAAGGAAACTTTATCGCCTAATTTCAGGAGCGCCGGGGGGATATACGACACAATCAGGACTTTTGGGAATTTAGTGGGTGACCGTGTATTTATGGGGTATGCCTTTTCACAAGGCTTCATAAGTGCTGCCATGTTCGCTTATATTTCCGGTTCTCCCTTTGTCCTCCAGAACATATATGGCGTTTCCCCACAGACATTCAGCTTGATTTTTGCAATGAATGGAGTGGGAATCATCATTGCCTCTCAAGTGGCAGGAAAGCTGGCAGGAAGGGTGAAAGAAGAAAAACTCCTTCAAATCGGATTATGTCTTGCCCTGTTTGGCGGGGTTTTCCTTATTGCCTCAGTGCTTTTCGAGATAGGGTTAGCAGGAATTCTAATCGCTCTGTTCCTCTCGGTTTCAAGCGTCGGCATCGTCGGTACGACGAGTTTTTCGTTAGCGATGCAAAATCAGAAAAAAACGGCAGGCAGTGCATCGGCCTTGATTGGATTGCTGCCCTTCATACTGGGCTCACTCATGGCTCCTTTGGTGGGCTTGGGTTCTGGCGAATCACCCCTGCCGATGGGAATTGTGATGGTAAGCTGTCATGCGATCGCCATGCTCGCTTACCTAATGCTTGCACGCCGCGGCTTAAGAAAGGTCGCTTAAAACAGCTAAAGAGCTGAAGTCCCTTGGTGG
Coding sequences within:
- a CDS encoding multidrug effflux MFS transporter, which translates into the protein MKETISTGDEMTKSKRLLLALMLGSFAAIGPLSLDMYLPGLPSLADDLKSSTSLAQLSLTACLLGLALGQMYLGPLSDAKGRRTPLIISLSVYGLSSLLCAFAPTIELLLLLRFIQGVAGAGGIVISRAIVRDLFSGTDLTKFFSMLMLVNGAAPILAPVFGGQLLQFTSWRGVFLVIAILGVLMVAAAFFGIKETLSPNFRSAGGIYDTIRTFGNLVGDRVFMGYAFSQGFISAAMFAYISGSPFVLQNIYGVSPQTFSLIFAMNGVGIIIASQVAGKLAGRVKEEKLLQIGLCLALFGGVFLIASVLFEIGLAGILIALFLSVSSVGIVGTTSFSLAMQNQKKTAGSASALIGLLPFILGSLMAPLVGLGSGESPLPMGIVMVSCHAIAMLAYLMLARRGLRKVA